AAAGCATCGTCAACCCGACTAACAGGATAATCAGTCCCATCCCAATGGCGACAGGCAAAGCAAAGCCTGCTTGTCCCTTTCGGTATTTCAGAGAGTATACAATCCATTTATTCATGGTTGAGAGTTTTCGCCAACACAGATGTACAGCATTCTATCTAATACAGATCTTGCAGATTGTTATACAAACTATACCGAATATCTCTATAAAAATTAAGTATTTCTCCTCACGTCAATCAATGATTTCGAGTATAGCCATTCTAGCAGTTGGCTTCAGTACTGGCAGACAATAATGTGATTTAGATCAGGCCTTAGCTGTAGTTTTTTGAGATAACAAAATATTTTGTCAACACTCAAATAAAAATAACTTTCAGTGATCTAGATCACACAAGCTAGTGATTTCGATTTCTAAACTAGACTCTCAGGAAAAATAATTCATTCACCTTGATATGTCTAGGTTGAAAGGGTTGTGCCTGATTCTGTAAATACCTGATTCAGCCACATTCTACACACCAGCATAAGTTTCTCTATCTACTAATTAACCAATATCAATCAGCAGTTTATAAAGATTGCTCGATTCTATAGTTCATGAATGATCTATTGCTAGGGTAAGAAATCTAGCAATATTTTGTCTGATATTGGTCTTTAGTTTACTTATTCTGTTGTTTCATATCTCTTAGTCGAGATCATTGTTTTCACTGAGATAATATATTTCTTGATTGTATATTTAAGTGTCTGAAAAGTATGACTTATAGGATTTCCGGGATATCACTGAGGTGACGAAGGAAGATTTTATATAAAGTTATTGTCAGGGATTGCGAAATCGTAAGGCAATATCTACCGAACCTATTTCTGGAATTGGTGCTTGGGAGCTACTGAAACCAGCATGGAGACTAATCAAGAGTCACTTGTTTGTGAGATCTTGGTGTGCTTTTGCATGGCGATTTTCTTGACGTGCAAAATATCGATCGACGCCTCAATTAGATGGTGATCAGTTTTGTTTAAGTTGAGTCCATCCTAGGAATTAAGAATAGAGTTTATCTCATGGGTCAGTACAAGTTGTCTTTGGTACTTTACAACCACTTAATTAAATATTTGCAACCATCAGATCCTGATGCAGGATTCTCACTTATCGAAGTCATGGTTGTTATTGCACTTACGGCATTTCTAGCTGCTTTTGCCGTACCTGCGATCACTTTTGGTAACAATCCACTGCGAGATTCATCTAACCGAATTGCCGCGAGTATGAAGTGGGCTAGGGCTCAAGCAATGGCTTCGACTTCTGCAGTGCGGATTCGCCCGATCTCAAATACACAATTTGTGATGGAGCGAGCGAATAGGTGTACTGAACCGAATGCTGCCAATTGGACCATTATTAGTGACCAAGTCGAAAAAGATGGGCAAATGGTCTACGAAGATTTAAGTCTAGATACACCGGCACAGTTGACTACCGTTACGGAAGATGGAGTGGCTGCGACGCCTACAACTTGGGATATCTGTTTTAACACTCGAGGAATAGCGGATAAAACCCTGGCTCTAACGATGCAGCATACGGGAAATAGTGACCAACGAACCATGACTATTTTTCGCGGAGGCACAGTTGATCTTACTGATATCAGTTAACGGTAACTCCCTAGAAATGAGAAATGTATCGTAGATCGAGAAATTCATGAAAACTCATAGACCTCACTCCCCCAATCCATTGTTGCTCAGAATGTTGCGGACTTCACATACTGACGACAAAGGTCTCACCCTGGTAGAAGCGCTGGTTTCATTGCTGATCTTTTTTGTGGCTGCAGCATCTATTGTGCCGGTTTTTTTGAACTACACAATTTCTACGATTAACAACGAAAGACGCACTGGAGGTATTGCTGTTGCTCAGCAAGTGCTAGATGGACTGCGCCAGGTAGATACCACGACTCTACAAGCTACTGGCTCCGACACCCTAACAGATGTTTCTTACTTGGGTAAGACTTATACCCCTATCGTTACTTACTGCCAGAATCCAGCATTCTGCACCAACCCAGACTCCCGGCACATCACACTTCAGGTATTCCACAATGGCGACGAAATTTACCAAGCTGAAACTGTTTTCACCAACCTCCAATAAAGGTTTTACGCTGGTTGAATTATTGGTTACAACCCTTATTGCTTCGGTAGTGCTGGTCTCTTCTCTGGGACTGATTACCAACCAACGTAGGCGCTTTGTCTCCGATCAGGTTCGTGCAGAATCTAATCAAACCTTGCGGGTGGGTTTGGATCTCATAGGTGCTGATATTAAAAATACGGGAGACTTTTTAGAGACGGATATTAATTTGCCTGTGGTGTCTGTTATAGATGGTGCAGCAGGAGCACCAGACGAAGTTATTCTGCAGCGCAAACTCATCTCTGACACATTGACCGTTTGTGAAGATGTTAATGCTGGTGTCCAAGCAACCATAACCGTTGCTGTGAGACCTGGTGCTGGTGACTGTCCGATCTATTCGGATGGTAATAATGATGATTTGAACGATCCACTGACCCTGGCAAGCAGAGAACGCTGTGAACAAGACAATGTTGCGGGATGTGATCGAGTAGCTGCCCTTGCCTCAACTACTTGTGATGACGAATGCGTAACGGCCTATATATATGACCCTGTAGACCGTGAGGGTGAATTTTTTAGTTACTCATTTGAGGCACCTGATGCGACGCCTAATCCGACTCTGAATCGGATATTTGTTGGGGATGGTGCTGCTTTCGCCAATACCTATCAAGTGGCCAATAGACCCGTGATTTATCTCCTTGAGCAGCGACACTACCGGCTGAATAACAATGTATTACAGCTAAGTGTGAATCGGGGTAATTTCGTATCGATAGTCAACCAGGTTGCAGATTTTCAGGTACAAGCACAGTTGACGACCAATCCCAACCCTCTAGATGCATTTAATTCTACGCCAGGTGGTGATCCACAAACTTACCAGCAGACTAATCCCTTTACATCCTTGCAATTTCTACAGGTAGATTTGCAGTCTGTCGATCCATCTGAATCTGATTTAACGGAATTGGATGCCGATCAGCGCCAGATTTCTTCTAGATTCTATCCACGTAATGCTAAGTCCGACGATTAACGGTCTGTAGCTTTTTTGCCTTCCTATACAAGATTCTTTGCCTTACTTAGAGACTTATTACAGCTATGAAGTACAATTCCAGCCGCTTTCACCACTCCTTATTTCAACTGTTGGTACGTCTTCAGCAGACTCGGCAAAAAGAGGGAGGATATAGCTTAGTCGTTACAGTGGCGATGCTGTTGATTTTGTCTACCCTGCTCATTAGTGCTGCGGTAGTCAGCAAAGTGGATACAGCGAGTACCAATGCTTCTGCTAGAAGTAGTAATGGCTTTTATGCTGCAGAAGCTGGGCTGAACTTGCGTGCTTCACAAATCCAAACCCAGTTTCGAGGGTTTCAGCGCCCTACAGGCAC
The Acaryochloris marina S15 genome window above contains:
- a CDS encoding type II secretion system GspH family protein, producing MKTHRPHSPNPLLLRMLRTSHTDDKGLTLVEALVSLLIFFVAAASIVPVFLNYTISTINNERRTGGIAVAQQVLDGLRQVDTTTLQATGSDTLTDVSYLGKTYTPIVTYCQNPAFCTNPDSRHITLQVFHNGDEIYQAETVFTNLQ
- a CDS encoding PilW family protein; the encoded protein is MATKFTKLKLFSPTSNKGFTLVELLVTTLIASVVLVSSLGLITNQRRRFVSDQVRAESNQTLRVGLDLIGADIKNTGDFLETDINLPVVSVIDGAAGAPDEVILQRKLISDTLTVCEDVNAGVQATITVAVRPGAGDCPIYSDGNNDDLNDPLTLASRERCEQDNVAGCDRVAALASTTCDDECVTAYIYDPVDREGEFFSYSFEAPDATPNPTLNRIFVGDGAAFANTYQVANRPVIYLLEQRHYRLNNNVLQLSVNRGNFVSIVNQVADFQVQAQLTTNPNPLDAFNSTPGGDPQTYQQTNPFTSLQFLQVDLQSVDPSESDLTELDADQRQISSRFYPRNAKSDD
- a CDS encoding GspH/FimT family protein produces the protein MGQYKLSLVLYNHLIKYLQPSDPDAGFSLIEVMVVIALTAFLAAFAVPAITFGNNPLRDSSNRIAASMKWARAQAMASTSAVRIRPISNTQFVMERANRCTEPNAANWTIISDQVEKDGQMVYEDLSLDTPAQLTTVTEDGVAATPTTWDICFNTRGIADKTLALTMQHTGNSDQRTMTIFRGGTVDLTDIS